In Bremerella cremea, one DNA window encodes the following:
- a CDS encoding DnaA ATPase domain-containing protein yields MVTEIITIALPWVRQEDPALNGSAKRSIEGLRPFVAGPENRLIQSAVEALKQDASQFSPLVLYGPSGSGKSHLLQGLMGVLIERNPNLDVLAITGSDFAREYGNALRQETANETRARFFGADVLVLEDLHEMLHFPSMQQTLLHLLDELDRRGATVLVSCRENPIAMEGFSSELRSRLSAGLLIPVVLPEQGTREVLIQGIATRHNRKITQMAAQKLAVAFPHGLLQLSGIVNRLIAQTPPERCIDTALVDSLLQSDKNTAKISLRNIANLTAKYFRVKVADMKGSSRRQSIVQARSVAMLLARQLTEESLKAVGKHFGGRDHTTVMHAVSSIEAKLKKDVALREAVAELREAILQQSTN; encoded by the coding sequence GTGGTTACGGAGATCATCACCATAGCTTTGCCCTGGGTCCGGCAAGAGGATCCCGCCCTAAATGGTTCCGCCAAGCGGTCCATAGAGGGACTGCGCCCGTTTGTAGCTGGCCCCGAGAATCGCTTGATTCAATCGGCGGTCGAAGCGTTAAAACAAGATGCTTCGCAGTTCTCTCCCTTAGTGCTCTATGGGCCGAGCGGATCTGGTAAATCGCATTTGCTGCAAGGCTTGATGGGAGTCTTAATCGAGAGAAATCCCAATCTCGACGTGTTGGCCATTACCGGTAGCGATTTTGCTCGCGAGTATGGCAACGCTTTACGGCAAGAGACCGCCAACGAAACGCGTGCCCGCTTTTTCGGGGCCGACGTGTTGGTGCTGGAAGACCTGCACGAGATGCTGCACTTCCCCTCGATGCAGCAAACACTGCTGCACTTGCTCGACGAGCTTGATCGACGTGGGGCAACCGTCCTCGTTTCGTGTCGCGAGAATCCGATCGCGATGGAAGGCTTTTCATCCGAACTACGCAGCCGGTTGTCGGCTGGTTTGTTGATACCGGTCGTCTTGCCAGAGCAGGGGACTCGCGAGGTTCTCATTCAAGGGATCGCCACGCGGCATAATCGCAAAATCACCCAGATGGCCGCCCAAAAGCTGGCCGTCGCGTTTCCGCACGGACTATTGCAGCTCAGCGGGATCGTTAATCGCTTGATCGCCCAAACACCGCCTGAGCGTTGTATCGATACGGCATTGGTCGATTCGCTTTTGCAAAGCGATAAAAACACGGCCAAGATCAGCCTGCGAAACATCGCCAACCTAACGGCCAAGTATTTCCGCGTTAAGGTGGCCGACATGAAGGGAAGTTCGCGGCGACAAAGTATCGTCCAAGCGCGCAGCGTGGCGATGCTGTTGGCGCGGCAACTCACCGAAGAAAGCCTCAAAGCGGTTGGCAAGCATTTTGGTGGTCGAGACCACACCACCGTCATGCATGCCGTTAGCAGTATCGAAGCCAAGCTCAAAAAGGATGTCGCGTTGCGAGAAGCCGTCGCCGAACTACGCGAGGCCATACTGCAACAAAGTACAAACTAA